AGATCGttgaaactttgtattttttaaaggtACGAGCCAAACTAATTTTGATCAAGGTGTTTGCTCTCACCTAAATATATAACCGATTCGTCTCTAAAGCATTATACATGGGCGATCGCATTTAACagttttttgttgcttttataTTTTGGCAGATTCGATGCTAGTTCAAATTGAGGAATGGGAAAAGGTCAATAAACAATTTGTACCTACAGACCTTTGTGCAAAATTACTTCTTACCTTACAAGAAAATAATGTAACGACTGTTTACGGAATTTCCGGAATTGGTAAATCAGCAACAATACATCATGTGGCGCTACTTTTGCGGGAACAAAATCAGTATGAAATCCTTCCTTGCCACAGTCCTGAAGATATAATAAAcaagtttaagaaaaatgaaaaccaaGTTTTTGTGTTTGATGATGTGTGTGGCAGATATTCGGccatacaaaatgaaattaaccTTTGGAAAAAGTATGAGCCCTTCCTAAAACGTATAATAAGAGAAAAGAACGTAAAAGTTATAACTTCGTGTCGCTTGCAGGTTTTTAAGGAAGAACAGTTTCAGCGAATAGGGTTTCTCAAGGAATGTTCAATCGAATTTTCGGATAATTTGATAACTCAAGATCAAAAACGGtcaatatctgaaaaatatcTTGATGCTCATTTGATACCTGCTATTGAAAATGTCATTAACAAATGCGATTTCTTTCCTTTAATGTGTTCTTTGTATGAAAATCATATAGAAAAAGATATTGTTGACTTTTTTGAAAACCCGCTAGATATTTATATGTCTGAATTTGACAACATTAAAGAAGAACctcaaaaactgaaatattttacaattgtattaattgttatttgcaaCGGGGAACTGCGTTTTCCTTTAAAAGAAGACagtgattataatttagttcatATGGAGGTATATTTGCAGAATCTTTGTGAAGAGTGTGGTATTTTTAGTGGAACTTCTAAAACCGATATATTAATGCAAATGAATTCATTAGTaggtacatttttaaaaattgaacacTATTGCAACAAGGCTGGAAACGAGATGGTTATTTATCGACCGATTCATGCCAAACTATTTGACTATATGTGCTATCATTGtggattaaaacaaaatttccaaaatgtgaTTATCAAATATGCTTGTAGTTCATTATTAAGTCAACGTACTTGTCTAGAATCATTACCGGGAACAGAGGAAACACCAATAGTGATCTGTCCTGAGAATGAAAAGGAGTTTTTTAATCGGATTATCAGGGATATTTTAGAAGTCTATTCAGAAGATGTACTCCGAAGTCCACAAATGAAATGTCTAGAGTACAGACAAAAACTGATTCGGTTTCTTACTTGTAAAGCGCAAATGATAAAAGATGCATTTAAAAATAAGCATACTAGAAGGAAAGTATTAGATAGAATTTTCTCTTCCAATTATCCTGATCTAATTGCAGCCGTAAGTGATATCCTGATGGACATAGAGGGtaatttaatgtataatttaGATCTGGCTTATTGTACTGACAAACCTTCTTTATCAAGGTCCGCTAAAACAGCCTGTGTTATTAATACAGCATTTATTTCTGTTCAAAAACATTGCTATACGCCTCTGGTGTGTGCTTGTGTCAAAGGCCACGCTGAAATTGTTAGACTACTTATAGATTGCGGTGCTAGTGTTAACTCGAATACTTCATACAGGAAATGTTCTCCACTGATAGCGGCAATAATGGGAAACTTCTCCTCCATTGTCGACACAATTTTAAAGAATCGTGATATAGACGTTAATATAGCAGACAATAAACATGTAACCCCATTAATGGTGGCATGCAATAGTGGAAATTTCGAAATGGTTTGTTCCCTTGTACAGAAAGGAGCTAAACTGGATGTTATTGATAAATGCGGACAAACAGCTCTAATGTTTGCAAGTAGGCATGGATATTCTGATATCGTAGAATTTCTCTGTGAACAAAATGCAAACATTAACctcaaaagtagaaaaaaatggaCAGCTTTGATGTTTGCATGTAAAGGAGGCCATACTCATATTGAAGGTACTTTGAGATTCAAAGAAGAAAACTCAATGAATAACACTGAGGATATTGCCAAACCTGAAAATACAGATTTACGCAGAGAGGAGGAAATTGAACTCTCAGAATTTGTTACGACGTTGTAAATTGAACTCTCAGATTTAGTTACGACGTTGTAAATTGTCATTTTCTGATCTCTGGTTTGTTTATGCAAAGCCtggatatcaataaaaattctATGAATAAACCAACATTTTGCACGGGTTGTCTTTTATGAGCTGTTTGAAACAgtacttttttaaatgacaaaatttaagaatttgaaattaaaactaCATGTCAGAAGAGCATTAGTTAAGaaacaaaatacacaaaagtCACACAAGaacggaaataaaaaaatttcgTCTTTCACAGtagtttcaaaattattatagaacaataacataatggcATTATAATAGAACATAACATAATGGTGGGATGTTTATGAATACAGAGTCACGTCATATGAAACAAATAGTCACACGTATAAAGCACAACAAGAGTGACATTTATTAACCTCATTGACAGGATGTATTAGTACAGTACCaggccacgtcaaacggatacaTTGCATCACcgaaaacagaccaaacagtaaaagtaaaatcaatgaTAGAacagagacaaaaaaaaaagaacatatataACACGTTATTGAGGTGATAAACAACGTCATTACGCAGAATCTTTACACCAAGACCATTATGTATTTATCATTTGttaagttgatacggaatatttatcaacaaggtctcgGTACCTTCTGATTAACTTTTTTTAGAACTTGGACGAGACGTCCTTTGACATACATCTGGTTCAGCAAATTTCTTATCAAACAATGATGACGTTTTACCAAGTCGTAGTCgaagctgcaagctcttgaatgtAGCGGgtatttgttcatcatattgcATGTTTGATTCGTATATTTTAAGATTCGATTAGGTTACAGGCATTCAGTTATTTCCAAGATTTAATCGTATGCGGggtaaattgatttttagacaGGAAAATGACGTCTTCAAAAATTCTAACCCTTTATCGTTGTTGCAGGATTTTcacgctgtgttgaagacccatttgtcGCCTTGGAATGATCTCTGATATATGTCTTAGCTGTTGTCTCTTTTAATGAATAAACGtgtcccaaaatcaatcccgcGAAAAATTACTAGTATACCATTGTCTATGAGAGATTAATTTCTCGTTCTTGTATACttcaaaagagggacaaaagataccagagggacagtaaaGCTCACCGTTGTTGTTAATGCACGAACTTATATGAAGTATGCTTTATCTAAAGTATATGTATTAACATTAAATGCTAGAGACTTGATTTGACCTTCTGTGGTACATTGTTCTGTGATACATTATCAAATTGTACAAATCTATATATTTGAAAGGATTTCCCCGACGTCATGATCTGTTGTAATCAAACACATAgtatattaaatttaatgataTTACACCTGGTGTTCGGGATATTATTTAAGTCATATTCGACCAAGGCCGTACATCCTCATCAGGTATCCTAGCCttatttgatattcaattattactttctaattataatcaatatttttttaatctaaagtTATCGGTCTTAATGTTGATTATCTACAGTTCAAAGTCAGTCTACATAAATTGTATTAGATGTGACATCTTTAATTAATATCTTTTAGCAGTTCAAACTATGGCAAATAGCCTTTTGTGTTTGTATGCTATAAGATAGATGTTTACTAATCTTCCCAAAGAAGCTCTATTAAAAGCCGTTGACGAGCTTATGGcaattttaacaattcaaactaCAAATCCTATGTTCTGACGGTCAATGTATACATATTTCTATTAAGGCTCATTTCAGAAAATAATGTAATTTAATtagatgtattttgttttacaaatagtaTATGTACGGCAAATGGTGCAGACCCTTTACTGGCAATCAATGACATACTTATGTGTTAAACTGTCCAAgtctatttttgtatatttatgtttgtgtGTGTATGAGTGTAATATCATCAAATCATAGTTCTTCTTACTGCACCTTCctctacaaaacaaaacaattacaaaagatATTGCTCAATTGCCATATAAACGTAAAAACGACGGCTGCTTACACTGATAACCATTAAATGTATCCAAAATGGTTTTGCTTGTCGGCTATTCGCTGGTATAAATGTATGAAAGAAACGAACCGAGATCTTTATGGTTATGTTTTTCTCGTGGAATTCCAGGAAAAAAGAACGCAAGCCTACCAGAATTTACCTTTGATATCAAATTTCGCTCGTCTATACATCCCGGACATAATTCGTGACCAAAGACAGGATAAGAGTAAGTTGGTAATgtttttcatgtgtttcatgAAAATAATAGTCAATGTAGATAGTATATTTTAGCTTATGATTGGATCAGTCGTACGTTTTAAAACATCGCTGTGATTTAAACaagatttcttgattgacaacatatttgtttcgTAAGGAAGGTGTGCATTTTTCAAATAACACTTGTGATTCCCCTTGGAACCAACTACTTTTCTTCTTGTCGGTTTAGTCCTTCATTCATTTATATAAGAAACAAACTTCATATAGAAACTTCGTATTAAAAAGAACCAATTGgattatattctttttttctctttgattACATTGTAGTTGTTTATCTATAACTGAAAATCACTAGATTATGCAAAGTATttgctaaataaaaaaaatggatatcgTCCTAAAAAACAGTCTTATCAGCAATACAGTgatataaatgatttgttttgttataaaaagaaaaacaaacaatcattattataaaaaaaaatgcattctaattttaataattattgatTACAAATCTTTTCATTTAGACAGCTGACATGGTTCAAAATTACATAAGCCTTACTATgaagttgttaaaaaaaaaactaaacatatattttgttgtttttatatgttacaAATACTTTATCGCTAATTGCAGTCAGTCAAAATGAGTTTACAAACATTGCTAATGTCTTACGCGAACTACAATGTATTCTTGACAGAGACGAGTAACGCATGTTCTCATCATAATGTTCTATGGaagatatacaaacaaagaaaaGCGAAACACAGGAGCCGCGAAAAGAAACATTTTGTTGACTTATTCTGCGAAAAGAGATCATTTTCATACTGGTAAATTATTGATTTAAGAAATCTTTTGTAATCTATGAAAAATACACCTTCAAACTTCGTTGTTATACTATTGCATGGCCCTTTACTTGTATAAAGATATTGTTTACATCAGGTTATTGACCACCGAAAACCCTGAGAAATTATGTCAACGGTAAATTCAAGAAATGCTTAAAATCCATTTCATGATGGTGATGAATTATTGATATGTTTGTTGtactaaatttattatttatttatactttttatgtGTATGTTGGATGGAGGTATACTATTATCCTAATTCTCATTTTTGGTTTAATACTACAAGAGAAAAGAGTTCTTCTGAATAAACCGTTAACAagtgtttacaaatatatatttttgtgtgaatttgttttttctcaaaacATAAGACACATAACAACTTATAAAGTTATAGTAGAATAATTAGTAACTTACCAAGTAGCTAGAAATTTTATACACCTTAGCATATCATTTATTTCTTGCTTCATATATGCATGTAATTAAggttacattttaaatataactgaACAGTGGTTACTTATGCTTATATCTAGGAATTAGAAGTGTTTTAACTCATAATTAAAGCCATGGGTGCACTTATACCGAATCGCaatggcaaaaaatgaaaataggaACCCAATCTTGCAatttatttgccaaaaatattttctttcggTATACAAGTCAAATAATGCATATttgactggtttttttttcattggggTGTCAGGATTATCCAAAGAAAAACCTAAATACAGTCGATATTTCATTAAATCAATGCTGATACCCctctacaaaaaactcaatatATGCaagatctataaaaaaaaactactataaaatatataaaagattttaCCTACTACATcctaaaactatataaaaatctGAACAGACAGAACAACTTTTCTGTTCCCATGTGATGTGTATTCtaaagtaattttattttatgcatacaatttgaaagagtaaaattgtcaaaaaaccTCAGGCAATAAATTGACCACACTAGGACTGTATTTGTAGACAACCAATGATAACAGAAAAACAACTGTGTTCCATGACCAACCACATTATGGAGAGGAACCCATGCTAAAACGGCATTGAACTTAATAGACATGATGCCATTATGACCTAGTGTTCACTGTTACTTATAATTGTAAAAGATTGATGCATGCAAatcttgaaattcaaattaacaTGTGTACACACTTGGTCATTATCATTTATGGTACTCACTTACCGACCTTTATTTATTTCGATACATAACTTCCATATCCCTTATTTATCTATACATACATCGCAgctttaaagtaataaatataCTACAAAGACTACAATAGTGTGTTAACATACCAGGATGCATTCAATtaatcttataaaatatatgaaacatgagtgaaacaatatttttttcgaatctCATTTCCTGCCGTTGccaaaaaaaggaacaaaaccAACAGACacataataataacaaaacacaacaacGAAATTTAAAGACTTAGCTACATGACCACCATCATAAGTCAaatgatttcaggtgctccacATATGATGCCCTTCGTGCTGCTATGTACAACTTGGTAATTTCGGTAGACCATATTCGCGAAAAGGTGCAAATGTGGTTACAACATTAGAAACTTATTCGCTGTCATTTATGAAACGGATATTTCAACCAACCCGGGATGACATTCGTTAAATACACGAAGgaattattacaatttttcgTTTTGGAACTCTTTAATATCTTTTTGTGTTCAGCAAACCTCTATAAGGaaaatcataataggaaatacaagcccaggaatattttataaattggtaGATATATACTCCGAATGCCAGCGCTGCGGGTATGATGCTACATAGACATGAAgtgttcacaattgggaaggctgaaatcatttatttcctagaaaatgtttttgttaaaccAACTGTAACTGTCAATGTCTAGATACAAGTCCAGATATTAGACAGACTTAACTATTTATATGATATCCTGTAATTAAAGTATGAGGGGATAGAAGCATGCAACATAGTCACCAGAATATAGCAGAAAGTAAAGGCTCTTCTAACTTCTTTTTCATCTTACTTACAAGTTTCTCTTTGAAGTCAGTCACATATGAATATTAAAACAAGTCAACAAAAAGAGGTCAAAGTCGGTTTCCATTGGAATACTGATTGTTTGTTCAAAAACACATCCTCATACCATaacaaataagttttcaatcaagatatcaagcatcttgatagtGTCTGCTTaagataatattttgtttgaaatagaGAGCGTTTTTtaccaataaaattgagaaaggaaatggagaatgtttcaaagcgacaacaacccgatcatagaacAGACAATAGCGGAAGGCCCCAAATGGggcttcaatgtagcgagaaactcccgtgCCCGTAGGAGTCCTTCAGTTGGCCCGTAAAAATAAGTTTACTATTACAgggataatggacgtcatattaAACTCCGAatcatacacaagaaactaaattaaaaatcatacaagactaacaaaggccagagtctCTCCTGACGTGGGACAGGCGCACAATTGCAGCTTTGCCCCTCCCTTTACACAACGTACTTGTATCTActttggccattctttttttttataaatatgtgttAAGAAAGTTCACATACGATCGTGTTGACGAACTGACTTTCTTGctataaataacatatacaaattttataacatttctttGTAAAATGAGTTATGCACCTTTGTATGGCTAATATGAAGAAAATAACTCCAAATAAATGATCTatttaatatcatatatatataaattcgaTTATATTGTTAGATAAAAGGTCGCACACATTAATATTGTAACTAATTCAC
This Mytilus trossulus isolate FHL-02 chromosome 14, PNRI_Mtr1.1.1.hap1, whole genome shotgun sequence DNA region includes the following protein-coding sequences:
- the LOC134697681 gene encoding uncharacterized protein LOC134697681, producing MATFGRSKKRRYQRNRNKLTYAAQYLMQEILQELLHIKEPCHMIADHLKNDRKLWSRLTKNERDIILKASTDGYSDFDVSLIYKALRSLNIIPYPTKGWGHETDPESSETTVGDDIERIRRYRNVIAHPREGNFKVTDEELTQWFSAFKDVAKRMEIYLGKRNGDLTNKFDNLETDELNDDIKDSFLKTIKCLTDEVDQLRQYIDNVHISDSMLVQIEEWEKVNKQFVPTDLCAKLLLTLQENNVTTVYGISGIGKSATIHHVALLLREQNQYEILPCHSPEDIINKFKKNENQVFVFDDVCGRYSAIQNEINLWKKYEPFLKRIIREKNVKVITSCRLQVFKEEQFQRIGFLKECSIEFSDNLITQDQKRSISEKYLDAHLIPAIENVINKCDFFPLMCSLYENHIEKDIVDFFENPLDIYMSEFDNIKEEPQKLKYFTIVLIVICNGELRFPLKEDSDYNLVHMEVYLQNLCEECGIFSGTSKTDILMQMNSLVGTFLKIEHYCNKAGNEMVIYRPIHAKLFDYMCYHCGLKQNFQNVIIKYACSSLLSQRTCLESLPGTEETPIVICPENEKEFFNRIIRDILEVYSEDVLRSPQMKCLEYRQKLIRFLTCKAQMIKDAFKNKHTRRKVLDRIFSSNYPDLIAAVSDILMDIEGNLMYNLDLAYCTDKPSLSRSAKTACVINTAFISVQKHCYTPLVCACVKGHAEIVRLLIDCGASVNSNTSYRKCSPLIAAIMGNFSSIVDTILKNRDIDVNIADNKHVTPLMVACNSGNFEMVCSLVQKGAKLDVIDKCGQTALMFASRHGYSDIVEFLCEQNANINLKSRKKWTALMFACKGGHTHIEGTLRFKEENSMNNTEDIAKPENTDLRREEEIELSEFVTTL